In the genome of Pempheris klunzingeri isolate RE-2024b chromosome 3, fPemKlu1.hap1, whole genome shotgun sequence, one region contains:
- the LOC139198807 gene encoding uncharacterized protein, whose protein sequence is MEEAVTPQASGAVQPHSPPSSNPNGEEPVCYSVEAVLGPQLSRPFPNFFTTPRSQESSPLSSSNCTSGSANQSRIPYSLHDVLRSSTFGYTPTPPTAQTESYPPKTHFEEVIDPLLRPQTPKETVYLVNASNEANKPQEKMFKSLSSPHVHTGLISKTRPSLALTSGDHMKQDGNMPESVKPVQRASKHPSQLKPHLSVLTCDSRASSKPICATSGFTEFKGKAALKPVTSSIKLSDSANLVSCHFETKQPRKIQSGLKLGTKQHSDETTAGCSCKMAYCGGLAVGCKETVKRPFHSLFASPISDTLQHIDDSETGSCIPQSARPPPQSADCTSNHLKSALEPDKASARSFLSLFAAPLGAAPRTSPCSQLPVQLGDIASHLSDAKQRASNLEKSIPQQVRSDVKEISNAPRFPNSSPNPKIDNKNSSAGHRKPCPEQLVNPVCSLVSESLSEMSAGPSRTCSYQQQPDMSSHKAGPASADSVLKTLFACLRPYQGDGEQEDGVHISVPSESEKTDRGGLGCVFVKPQQKSKKKRRRKKTLKTKDSHKQSTEEAAADSAQHHLLSPASLQTPQISLETPGRFTLSSSGTTESQVRDSGAHDLPFKPALLMHHARPRLKHTPEERELINGDVADTPFKELFKTLDTTVFHPRC, encoded by the exons ATGGAGGAAGCCGTTACACCACAGGCATCAGGTGCTGTCCAACCTCACAGCCCTCCATCATCTAACCCTAATGGGGAGGAGCCAGTTTGTTATTCAGTTGAAGCAGTGCTTGGACCTCAACTGTCCAGACCTTTTCCTAATTTCTTTACAACTCCAAGAAGTCAAGaatcctcccctctctcttcctctaatTGCACATCAGGCTCTGCAAACCAAAGCAGAATTCCCTACTCTCTCCATGATGTTCTCAGGTCTTCTACCTTTGGCTATACTCCTACCCCTCCTACTGCACAAACTGAATCCTATCCCCCAAAAACTCACTTTGAAGAGGTGATTGATCCTCTGCTAAGGCCGCAAACTCCGAAAGAGACGGTGTATTTGGTAAATGCCAGTAATGAAGCGAATAAACCCCAGGAAAAAATGTTCAAGAGCCTGTCTTCCCCGCATGTGCACACCGGCCTCATTTCAAAGACCCGCCCTAGTCTTGCTCTCACCTCGGGGGATCACATGAAACAAGATGGGAATATGCCAGAATCTGTAAAACCCGTTCAAAGAGCTTCCAAACACCCTTCACAGCTGAAGCCACATCTCTCTGTTCTGACATGTGACTCTCGGGCTTCCTCTAAGCCTATTTGTGCCACTTCAGGTTTCACAGAGTTTAAAGGTAAAGCTGCTTTAAAGCCTGTGACCAGCTCCATTAAGTTAAGTGATTCTGCAAACCTTGTCAGTTGTCACTTTGAGACAAAACAACCCAGGAAGATACAATCTGGCCTCAAACTTGGCACAAAACAGCATTCAGATGAAACCACAGCAGGGTGCAGCTGTAAAATGGCATATTGTGGTGGTTTGGCAGTTGGATGTAAAGAAACCGTGAAAAGACCCTTTCATAGCCTTTTCGCGAGTCCCATCAGTGACACTCTGCAGCACATAGATGACTCTGAAACAGGCTCCTGTATTCCTCAGTCTGCCCGTCCTCCTCCACAGTCTGCAGATTGCACAAGTAATCATCTTAAAAGTGCTCTTGAACCTGACAAAGCCTCCGCCAGGTCCTTCCTCAGCCTTTTTGCCGCCCCTCTCGGTGCTGCTCCAAGGACTTCCCCTTGTTCTCAACTGCCCGTCCAGTTAGGTGATATTGCGTCTCATTTATCAGACGCCAAACAAAGAGCTTCCAATTTAGAGAAGTCGATCCCACAGCAGGTCAGAAGTGATGTCAAAGAAATATCTAATGCGCCAAGGTTCCCCAATTCCTCCCCTAATCCTAAAATCGACAATAAGAATAGTTCAGCTGGGCATAGAAAGCCGTGTCCAGAGCAGCTGGTGAATCCTGTCTGCAGCCTTGTGTCTGAATCTCTCAGTGAGATGTCTGCCGGGCCATCCAGGACCTGTTCTTATCAGCAACAGCCCGACATGTCATCCCACAAAG CAGGACCAGCCTCTGCAGATTCAGTCCTGAAGACTCTGTTTGCGTGCCTGCGCCCGTACCAGGGAGACGGAGAGCAAGAGGACGGCGTTCACATCAGCGTCCCCTCTG AGAGTGAAAAGACGGACAGAGGCGGCCTGGGGTGTGTCTTTGTGAAGCCACAgcagaagagtaaaaaaaagcGTAGACGAAAGAAGACGCTCAAG ACTAAAGATTCCCACAAACAGTCCACTGAGGAAGCGGCTGCAGACTCAGCACAGCACCATCTTCTCTCACCAGCATCTCTTCAGACTCCTCAGATCTCCTTGGAGACGCCAGGCAGGTTCACCCTCAGCAGTTCAGGAACGA